A single region of the Myripristis murdjan chromosome 3, fMyrMur1.1, whole genome shotgun sequence genome encodes:
- the lin7c gene encoding protein lin-7 homolog C isoform X1, protein MITLVVVPVILLTDISRAIELLDKLQRTGEVPPQKLQALQRVLQSEFCNAVREVYEHVYETVDINSSPEVRANATAKATVAAFAASEGHSHPRVVELPKTEEGLGFNIMGGKEQNSPIYISRIIPGGIADRHGGLKRGDQLLSVNGVSVEGEHHEKAVELLKAAQGTVKLVVRYTPKVLEEMESRFEKMRSAKRRQQNSYPQ, encoded by the exons ATGATAACCTTGGTGGTGGTCCCTGTGATTTTGTTGACAGATATTTCCCGTGCTATTGAGCTGCTTGACAAGCTCCAGAGGACAGGGGAAGTGCCCCCACAGAAGCTGCAGGCACTGCAGCGGGTTCTACAGAGTGAATTCTGTAATGCCGTCAGAGAA GTATATGAACATGTGTACGAAACCGTGGACATTAACAGCAGCCCTGAGGTCAGGGCCAACGCCACGGCTAAG GCTACTGTGGCAGCTTTTGCAGCAAGTGAGGGACACTCCCATCCTCGTGTCGTGGAACTTCCCAAGACAGAAGAAGGCCTGGGTTTCAATATAATGGGAGGAAAGGAGCAAAACTCTCCTATTTACATCTCGAGGATCATCCCAGGGGGCATCGCTGATCGACATGGTGGCCTAAAGAGAGGCGATCAGCTTCTTTCTGTAAACGGGGTG agTGTGGAAGGTGAACATCATGAGAAAGCTGTGGAACTCCTCAAGGCAGCTCAGGGCACAGTTAAGCTGGTAGTAAGGTACACCCCCAAAGTCCTAGAGGAGATGGAGTCACGCTTTGAGAAAATGAGGTCGGCAAAGCGCCGGCAACAGAACAGCTATCCCCAGTAG
- the lin7c gene encoding protein lin-7 homolog C isoform X2 — MASLGEPVRLERDISRAIELLDKLQRTGEVPPQKLQALQRVLQSEFCNAVREVYEHVYETVDINSSPEVRANATAKATVAAFAASEGHSHPRVVELPKTEEGLGFNIMGGKEQNSPIYISRIIPGGIADRHGGLKRGDQLLSVNGVSVEGEHHEKAVELLKAAQGTVKLVVRYTPKVLEEMESRFEKMRSAKRRQQNSYPQ, encoded by the exons ATGGCATCGCTTGGGGAACCTGTGCGGCTGGAGAGAG ATATTTCCCGTGCTATTGAGCTGCTTGACAAGCTCCAGAGGACAGGGGAAGTGCCCCCACAGAAGCTGCAGGCACTGCAGCGGGTTCTACAGAGTGAATTCTGTAATGCCGTCAGAGAA GTATATGAACATGTGTACGAAACCGTGGACATTAACAGCAGCCCTGAGGTCAGGGCCAACGCCACGGCTAAG GCTACTGTGGCAGCTTTTGCAGCAAGTGAGGGACACTCCCATCCTCGTGTCGTGGAACTTCCCAAGACAGAAGAAGGCCTGGGTTTCAATATAATGGGAGGAAAGGAGCAAAACTCTCCTATTTACATCTCGAGGATCATCCCAGGGGGCATCGCTGATCGACATGGTGGCCTAAAGAGAGGCGATCAGCTTCTTTCTGTAAACGGGGTG agTGTGGAAGGTGAACATCATGAGAAAGCTGTGGAACTCCTCAAGGCAGCTCAGGGCACAGTTAAGCTGGTAGTAAGGTACACCCCCAAAGTCCTAGAGGAGATGGAGTCACGCTTTGAGAAAATGAGGTCGGCAAAGCGCCGGCAACAGAACAGCTATCCCCAGTAG